One Coffea eugenioides isolate CCC68of chromosome 2, Ceug_1.0, whole genome shotgun sequence genomic window, CTTCCCAAGGTATACACTAATGCCTTTGCCTCATTTCTTAAACTCCAGctagaattttacatttttgacATATTACTCCCTTATGTGTGGCACTGGTTGCATTAAGAAGCATAGCAAAAAGTTGGTTCAGTAGCTTTCAAACATTGCTGAAAAGTCAAAAACAGGATAGCATTTACTGTTGGTTTGCTGATATTTTAGCTTGAAACAATATAATGCTAAAAAACAAATGCTAGACTTATGTAGGAAGCATTTCCAACTCATGTATGGTTCCCTCTTTCAGTTTAATTCTTCGTTCTATGTAGGGAAAAATTATACAGACTCCCAGCTTTGATAAAGAGATTGCATATTTTAAAGAGGTTGATTCCTTCGAGTTGTTGGAGGAAAGCCCCTCACCTAAGAGATCTGGTACATGGCTCATGGGTGTCCAAACTGATAAGGTGGCCATACCGCATTTGTCATCTGTGCTGCGGAAATGGCTAATTGCTCAAAAACAAGGTTGTGGGCCTCCCCTTTCTCTGACAAAGATATTGCAAACTCCAGCAGTTTGCAAGGAATCTGTTTCTTCAGCTCTCAGAACCTTGGAAGATGGATCCCTTCCAATCCATCCAAGCTTATCTATCCAGAACAGAATCAACTTTAGTTCTCTGAGTGGAGATTTCTCCATAAGGCCTTCTGCAGCAGAAAGGTGTAGCGAGAAGAGCTGTGAGGATATTCAAGTTGCAGTTGGTAAACTCTCCCTGACTTCATACCATGATTCACAGGATGGTCTGGGCTGGGATCCACTGTTGGCTCTGTTGACAGCCTGTGGACAGTCAGCTCCTTCAACACTATTGGATGTACTTTTAAGTTACTGGTTTGTATATATGTTACCTCTTTAATCCCTATTATGATTGCTtgagattttatttatttgttatgTCCTGCTTATGTCAAAGaaagtgatttcatttttttatcaGGACTAgtgtttctttttgtttttttgaaacAGAATcatgaaaaagataaaagaaaatagTTGATTGGGGAAGTTATTAAGTGGTTTCACATCTACTATGGGATTTTCAGGAAGAACATAAAGTGACACTGCACCAAATTTGGCTTGATATTTTGTATCTAGTAAGAAAAGATGTTTGAGTTTGAACGAGCAGAGTCTTGATGCAGTACACTTGTACCTCTTGCAATTTGCAACAGATTTATATTTCATGGCATTGCTTGTTGCCTCAATTTTTAAAGAACAGTCAATTTTCATGGCATTGGTGACTGGATTCTGTTATGCTTCTAGTTTTTGTTCATCTATGTTCTGGACAAAATCAGAAAGGATTTTACAAATCTGTTAGTTTGCTGAATTTTACTTCGTGATTTAGTAAATTTTGTAGAAGCATAGTTACATTTCCAGGTGCAGCCTTCTCTTCTCAAGGGTGGGATTGGAAGTAAAATCAAAATGAAAGAAGACTGAAAAGAGCTCATAGAGAAATTTAAGCAGGGTTCACAGCAAGTGATGTAGTAGATTCTTGGATACTTCCAAGTTATCTAAATCTTACTTTTAACATCTTTTATTTCCTGCTAAATTTATCCGAAGTCCAACTTGTGCTTGCACATAAGCAATTTGGAGGTGGACAGGGGGATCTTTGTTGCTAACTCTTTTTTTCTTATTAGTTTTGCACTTGCACTACACTTTTATCATGACATTAATTAAGAAACTAAATTCTTGTTCAAACTCAGTGATTCAGAAAACACATCAAAGGTTGGTGAAGGAACATTTGGAGAAGCATTCAAGGTGGGTGAGACTGTGTGCAAGATTGTCCCATTTGGTGGAGATTTTCGGGTCAATGGAGAAGTGCAAAAGGTAATCAACACATATTCGTACTTGTGcaagtgaaataattttttatttccaTTGGAGGTAAATTTCTgggttttcctttttcaaacttTGCTCTATTTTCTGTTAAACACCTTGGAAAAATTAATCTTTGCAAATATCAAAGTGATCTTTGGTTAAGGAAACCAGATTTTCTCTAGTTTTATGAAGCATGTtttttgtacttgttatgagccAAGTTGGAAAGTTAAGGATCTATGGATGGTGTctatatttggaaaaaaatgtcAATCTGTTCTCTGTCTCTAGTTCTTTTCTTTTACTTATGTGTGAAGTAATTTTAAGATCCCAAATTCTAATTTTTAGCTTCTTGCCCTGCTACTTTTGACATACTTCAGAGACCAGAAGAACTACTTGAGGAGGTGATGCTATCCTGCACTCTTAATAGGCTAAGACGTCATGGGGATGATGTCTTGAATGCATGTACTTCCTTTATACAAACAATAGAGTAAGTTCATTCATCACTAACAATGTTTTTGTCGTAGAGTACATTAATGTTTCGATCCAGTCAAATTTGTTACAATGCTTTGTGCCACTTCATGCCAGTTCATACTTCTTTGGGATCATAGCCTGTCATTCTTAGTCACTTGTTGATTTCTGAATAGGCAAAAGGCAGAAAAGTTTCATGTTATGTACTAGTTATTTGATTTCTTACATTCCAGGTGTTCCTTAAGATATTGTAGAAATTTTCAAGGGCTTGAGCTATTGTAAGCAAGATTTTGAATAGCTGAACCTAACTAGTACTTCTTTGTAATGTCACTGAAAGTTTGCGGGTGTGCAAAGGTCACTATGGTGCTGCCTTGATCAAAGCCTGGGAAGACTGGGATGGGAAGCATGGTTCAGAGAATGATCACCCTAAGGAGTTTCCAGAAAATCAGGTTCCCTTTCTTGTCAGCTTATTTTAACTGTGCCATTTTCGCAACTAACACATCATAATTTCTGACCATGGCAACATTGATTTGCACATTGGTATGCCTCAACTCTTGTGACCAagatatatttattttagttgtattgATTATAAGATAATCAGCTAAGGTAACTCAAGAAAATTATTTTAGTACTCgtattaattatatataatccACTAAGACAACTCATGAAATGTTGTTCAGAACTATGTTGTATTTGTTCAAGAACATGGGGGTAAAGATCTTGAAAGCTTTGTGCTTCTGAACACTGATGAAGCCCGGAGCTTACTGCTTCAGGTTAGCTATTGGCCTGCATGTTcaatttagttttactattttGTATGTGGCATAATATCTTGTCAGTCATATGTTGCAGGTTACTCTTGCGTTGGCTGTAGCTGAAGCTGCATATGAATTTGAACACCGGGATCTGCACTGGTAGGGTTGTCACGCCTTTTGGTTGGGGGTGGTACCATGCTTCTTGTCACCTCCCTTGcaactgaaaatttttttccttactTGCAGGGGAAACATCCTTTTAAGTCGGAAAGGTTCTGAAACGCTATCTTTCACTCTTGAGGGAAGAAAAGTGAATGTCAGAACTTATGGATTGTTAATATCAATTATAGATTTCACCCTTTCAAGGATTAACACAGGTCAAGTTTGATTTCTACTTTGTCATGCATTTTCAATGTGTGAAGTCATTGTCGTAAAGTCCAACAATTTATCCACAGGTGAAGACATACTTTTCCTGGACCTTTCTTTAGACCCTGAAATATTTGAGGGTCCGAAAGGAGATAAGCAAGTAAGTTAGGGAAGTTTGTATACATCTTATTGATcttttaatttaaaatttgcTTAACTATCATGTATTTGTTGCAGTTCGACACATACCGAAAGATGAAAGAGGTTACTGATGAATGCTGGCAAGGAAGGTAATCAAACTTGATCTTTTGCTTTAATATTTAGACCTGTGATACTGTTGCCTCCGTCATGACACAAACCTGCACTTCTATAGACACCCGTGTGCATGTATAGAACATGGCTCGCAATGTTGGTCATATTTAAGATGCCATGCAATATGACAATATTAGTGATGTACATAACGTTTGTGCAAGATTCATTCTCAGTTAGGATGTCAAGTATTTACCTTAAGAATATCTATTTCGTGTTTATGGATGAGATGGTTCCTGTTGAAGGGCTAAGGATAATACGATGCATATCTTTGATTAAGATGCAGTTGAGACAGATCTACATAGGGGAAAATAAGGCATTAATTTCTGTTGAGTGAAAAACTAGATTTAGGCAAAAGCGCTAATGAAACTGGATCTAGTAcatatgtgtttataagtggcTGTGCAAAGTCTGCAGAATACATAGATCTACACATTTCGTTTGATAATAAACTTACATTTGGTCATTTATTTCTGGTAGAAATCAGTGTGCATTTCTAGGTCAGAGAAGTCGAagagaactttttttttattattaatgcAGAACAGAAAATACTGCACAGAGATACTTGCAATGAAACATCAAACAATCAATCTTTAGATGTCCTACTAGAAGATGATAGCCAACCTAGCTTTTCACGTATCTTATTCCTGAGAATTTCTTTCCTCTGTTGGGCGTTTTATTGCTTAGCTATTTGCATAGCACATCCCTCAGGATCTGCTCCCTAACCGTAAAAACTGCAATGCAAGAGGAGATGGTGAAAAGATGAATTAGATTCTTTAGCTGACATCCAATTTGTATTGCTCAATATAATCTCAAATTATACAGTATCAACTAGTATTGCAACATGCCTTAGAACACCATTTGAAATACGTGAATGCATGCtaactggggcaagttttgataGCTGAAAGAGATGAAACTGCCTAAATCCTACAATAAAATGTGCTATTCAGAAGGATCATTAGGAGCATTTCTGATCAGAAGTTTTTAAAAGTTGAAAACTTGGGCAAAGAGTTTATGGTTCAGCATAAGCAGGTATCCAGAGATATTTATCCGTCGTGCGTTATATCAACTGTCTCTTTATAAGTGGATATAAGATTCTACTCTATTATCAGCTTTGAATTTAAGATACTCTGTCACTTAACAGTCTTGGCTTCTGTTTACAAAGGCGTTGCAAATTTTAATCTCTTTAAGAAATTTGAATATAGATGAGAAGATTTGATTTTGTTATTGAATGATCGTACAGTTTTCCGAAGACGAATGTCTTGTGGCTGCAGTACTTGGTTGACATTTTGCTACTAAAGAAATCGTATgtaagtctttttttttttgcatgttgCTTGACAGTTTAATTCTTGCTCTCTTTATAAACTTTGGTTGATTAATGCTATGAACTCTGGTTTCTTCAACCTGCTTTTAAATAATGTGGCAGGATCGGACATCCAAAGATCAGAGAGATTTACGTTCACTGAAGAAGCGTTTAAATGGTTATGGCTCGGCAAGAGATGCAGCTGCAGATCCTTTTTTCAGTGATCTGTTTGTCAACCATGAATCTTGAAATAAAACTTGCTAATTTCCATGGATATACATGCAGGTCTTAAACCCCTTATCAACTACTTATTTAAGGTCCTGGTAAATTCAGCTCTAGGGGATGACAGCAGAAACCAACTTGGTTTCCGTTTCATGTGGTTATTTAGTGGCCTAATTAATTGAGAAAGTATTatggaaattttcttttcctgcTTTTGTCAATCAATATATCTGTTGTATTCGggacaaaaaaaattgaaaagttggATATACTCATGGGAAGCTTCGACGATTTTTGTAAGCTCGGTGCTTCGTAGATTGATCTATTGGTTGGGAACTTTGTGATATATGTTTTCTTCAATCtgatttttcttaatttctgatCTGCAATCTTGAGTACTATTAATATTTCAATAGCGTACGCATATCAGCATGTATTGACAAACATTATTATTGTTCCATGtttttatttggcaaataatggCAATATAAAGTTTAATTCATGTGGgtcatcttttcttttattttttgcttttttctcttttttttttcaaaggtcATACGGGTTATCTTTTTACTTGCAGGCACTAAATCATGCATTCAAAGCTCCAACCTTCTTAACCAAATTATGACCGCATACAGAATTTCCTGTTTCAAAAGGATCAATCCACCCCAAGCAGCCATTTGTAACGTTTATTAATAAGGAGGCTGCGTGATATGCTCCAGAAAATGTGGACATACAATATCTACAGCCTTTTCCGTCTCTTGATAGCACGCAATAGAATTGTCATATGGCCATGTCAAAAGATATACATTTAAAGAAAAATCAATTCCAGAAGAATGGTGCGTGGCTCTTATTTTTAGAGTTGAAACATGAATTAAATTATTCGATATTCAAATCGAGTACAAATAGAATTGAGTtcaatttaataaaaaaaaatttgataatagtattttttattcaataatttttaaatttgattaaaaaaatttattcaagTTTAGTTCgacaaataaataaatcaaatttaaacaaattttcaaACTCGTTTACGGCCCTACTTGTTCTCAAAAGAAGAGAAACATCGGATCAGGAAGTACGAGAAAGAAAGTCAAGAGTGCCACATTTAGTGCTAAGTGCTTTACATCCTTCTTTCCAACGCCAGCACACTCACTTTCCGATTCTTGATGgtagtattttttttctctttagaATTTTATTACCCATTCGTGCTTTCGGCTGACACCAGACCTAGTCAGACAAGATACTTTTGACATTTGGTATAGgaaaattgagaaattaatCCACATGGGTGGACCCAATTACGTTCATATTGCCGATAGCCGTTCAATAACATGGGATAAAAGGTGAAAAAGTAGCCCAATGCATGTTTCTCGTATATAAAAGGTCTCCTAAATGCCTGCGTTAATGCTGACACTGAAAGGGCAAAACTCGCGAATGAAAGTAGGATTTCTTTTTGAGGATTTTTTAAAGCACTATTGAGACGTTTATGCTTAACTTATTATATTATTCCGCtattcttatttttcttgtttatcCATCTCAAATTATAATCCACGTtctgattgaaaaatataattaactTTTAACTTATCTAAAATATtcttatttatatattttatatagcCTGTCTTATTTAATACAGTCAACTTTTTCACCAATAATTGCTTTGATATATATGTCTTGACTGGTGCAATATAGTATAATTATTATTGTTGTATTTAATGTAAAGGTATAGTGATAAGTGATACTCTTAATATTAATATATGGatattttacaaaaaatattaGACTAGATTTACTTTTCAAACAATCACAAccaattttcttaaattgtgtgaGAGAAAAACCTAAAAACTATCAAAGTGGAACAAAAGAATTAATACACACTCACATTTATTGTCCTCCCGCATTTATTAATACTTTTCTGAATTAATTTTACTCTTGTTAAAATATCAACACTTGAAACTATTTCAAATGAATGTCTCGGGAACATTCATCAGCCAAATCCTTCTTTTTTATATACATCTTTACATcgcctttttttctttttttaagtcTAGTAGATTGTAAACAATCGTAGATACATGGACCCAGTTAATATCGCGCACCACGTCgaattcttgaaaatttttcccCATGTCATAAATAAGCATGCTTTTGGTTGGAGCTTAGAAGGAAACGTGGGTttcctaatatatatatatatattcattagCAGAATTAATAGGGTTTAGCTTGAATCTGTCGTTAGATGGTGGATAAAAAGTCTCAACGACCATTCAATTATTGATGGCATCGATTTTTGACTATCCAACAATTTTTTATCACAAATTTGTTATTAAATTAACCAATCAGTACACCCGTAGTCATTTCATTGATTATTTATCTTAATTTACAAAATAATCAGAACATGTGTGAAAATGCAAGGGCGTATTTGTCCATCATGGgtatttttttgtcaaaacatAGTTTTGTTTATTTTGCAGATTGAGAGCAATAATTGTTGAAATGGCCACGAGTGTGTTGATTGGTTAGTTCAGTGGCTAATTTGTAATGAAAATTTGTTTGATAGTTAAAAATCAATGCCTACAATAGTTTGGTGGCAGTTGAGATTTTTTACTATTAGATTTTACAGTACGAGAAACGATGTATCTATAGACAATTTACGCTTACCCAAGACAGGATATTATATTATGAAATTAATATTAcatttatgaataaaatttcatttatgAGATTTGTCTACATAACTGTCTGATGCTTGCAGTAGCGCAGTATATAAGAAAATTAGCAAGTTTTTTAGCCACTTCACTCCAATACATTCAATAAAGTTTTTTAGCCACCTCATTTTAATTAGGAAAATCCTGCTTATACCAAATCTGATGAAAATAGTAAAAGGTTGTTTACTTGTTTCCAGCCGACAGATCTCATTATAGTCACAGGTTTAGTCCaaacaaaacttgagtttttcTTGGCAAAAGTCATTGGAAATTGACTTTGATGCCAACTTTTTCACATTTATACCAGTAACCAGCCATCATCAGCTTTTCTTTAAGACTTTAACCGGGCCACAGGTGTTGGCTGTTGTGTCGTTGGGAGGTGGGCGTATTCCGAATGCGTCCGAAGAATGGTTAGCTTCCATCTGAGCTAATCTGGCAAAATGAGCAGCGTTTATGGTTGATTCTTGCAATTTCTTTATTAGTAGTAGCAATTACAGGTATCAAGAAAGCAGATATTCTTTGTTATCTTTACAGAACCCTGTGCTCTTCAGTTCAGAATATCAACTCTGTTGCAGAAATGCGTtcgtaaaatttttttacttattTCTCTGTAGCAGCAAATGTTTATTTCCAATCATGTGTTGATTTAGCTGCAGATAGGAAATGAGTTCATCcaca contains:
- the LOC113763224 gene encoding serine/threonine-protein kinase haspin homolog isoform X1; translation: MMVSKSSGDLWEEIFSEEDGNLDRGSDFGNSLKPKEPEITVLYRRRKCQNPSKDVVTERRRSNSSSTSLNENRVSLVPAKRVSWNRSLSTRGRTSITVEAFVGYQPQQRKSKRKGKPPLPKGKIIQTPSFDKEIAYFKEVDSFELLEESPSPKRSGTWLMGVQTDKVAIPHLSSVLRKWLIAQKQGCGPPLSLTKILQTPAVCKESVSSALRTLEDGSLPIHPSLSIQNRINFSSLSGDFSIRPSAAERCSEKSCEDIQVAVGKLSLTSYHDSQDGLGWDPLLALLTACGQSAPSTLLDVLLSYCDSENTSKVGEGTFGEAFKVGETVCKIVPFGGDFRVNGEVQKRPEELLEEVMLSCTLNRLRRHGDDVLNACTSFIQTIDLRVCKGHYGAALIKAWEDWDGKHGSENDHPKEFPENQNYVVFVQEHGGKDLESFVLLNTDEARSLLLQVTLALAVAEAAYEFEHRDLHWGNILLSRKGSETLSFTLEGRKVNVRTYGLLISIIDFTLSRINTGEDILFLDLSLDPEIFEGPKGDKQFDTYRKMKEVTDECWQGSFPKTNVLWLQYLVDILLLKKSYDRTSKDQRDLRSLKKRLNGYGSARDAAADPFFSDLFVNHES
- the LOC113763224 gene encoding serine/threonine-protein kinase haspin homolog isoform X2, translating into MMVSKSSGDLWEEIFSEEDGNLDRGSDFGNSLKPKEPEITVLYRRRKCQNPSKDVVTERRRSNSSSTSLNENRVSLVPAKRVSWNRSLSTRGRTSITVEAFVGYQPQQRKSKRKGKPPLPKGKIIQTPSFDKEIAYFKEVDSFELLEESPSPKRSGTWLMGVQTDKVAIPHLSSVLRKWLIAQKQGCGPPLSLTKILQTPAVCKESVSSALRTLEDGSLPIHPSLSIQNRINFSSLSGDFSIRPSAAERCSEKSCEDIQVAVGKLSLTSYHDSQDGLGWDPLLALLTACGQSAPSTLLDVLLSYCDSENTSKVGEGTFGEAFKVGETVCKIVPFGGDFRVNGEVQKRPEELLEEVMLSCTLNRLRRHGDDVLNACTSFIQTIDLRVCKGHYGAALIKAWEDWDGKHGSENDHPKEFPENQNYVVFVQEHGGKDLESFVLLNTDEARSLLLQVTLALAVAEAAYEFEHRDLHWGNILLSRKGSETLSFTLEGRKVNVRTYGLLISIIDFTLSRINTGEDILFLDLSLDPEIFEGPKGDKQFDTYRKMKEVTDECWQGSFPKTNVLWLQYLVDILLLKKSIGHPKIREIYVH